In Calothrix sp. PCC 7507, one DNA window encodes the following:
- the hypA gene encoding hydrogenase maturation nickel metallochaperone HypA codes for MHELGITQNIVAIVTEHAKGAKVSRVVLEIGKLSAILPDAVQFCFDICTKNTVLETAILEIREIPGLARCRQCGAEIALDKPFGICNCGSVQLDLITGEELKIKEIEIEEVCV; via the coding sequence ATGCACGAATTGGGAATTACACAAAATATTGTTGCGATAGTTACAGAACACGCTAAAGGTGCAAAAGTCAGCCGTGTTGTTTTAGAAATTGGCAAACTTTCGGCAATTCTCCCTGATGCTGTGCAATTTTGTTTTGATATTTGTACAAAAAATACAGTTTTAGAAACCGCGATATTAGAAATTAGAGAAATTCCTGGTTTAGCAAGGTGTCGTCAATGCGGTGCAGAAATTGCTTTAGATAAACCCTTTGGTATTTGTAACTGTGGTAGTGTGCAATTAGATTTAATAACTGGTGAAGAACTCAAAATTAAGGAAATAGAAATAGAGGAAGTATGTGTGTAA